The DNA window GAGCTTGTGGAGGAGTACAGGGAAAGGGGCTACCGGGTCGGAGTAATGGCAACCGTTGAGGTTGAGGCCGACGAGTTCTACCCCCTCGGAAAAACTCCAGAGGAAGTAGCAAGGAACCTGTTTAAAGCACTCCGGGAACTTGACAGGCGGGGGGTAGACGTAATAATAGCCGAGGGGGTTGAAGAACGAGGGATCGGGCTTGCTGTGATGAACCGGCTGAGAAAAGCGGCGGGATATCGAGTTATTAGGGCATAGGCAACACTTAAATATTGGCTTGAAAAATACTTTACCAAGTATCAATTTACCAATACACGGTCACCTGAGGTGAGAGAGTTGGATTTACTAGGAAGCACTCCGCCCGAGGAGATAGAGGAGATCGGGTTTAAATACGTGGAGTCTGGTAAGATAAAAGAGGGGCTAAAGTTAATCCTCCGAGCGGCCCAGAAGTACGAGGAAAAGGGGAACTACGAGGACGCTGCAAGACTTTTCAGATACATCGGGAGTTATCTAGCGAAAAAAGCCTCATCCGAAAAGGCCAGGCCCTATCTTCTCAAGGCCGCTTCGCTCTATATACGCCTAGTTGAGGAGGAGATCTCAAAGCCAGATGTAGACCTGGATGCCCTTGATCAGTACACCCTGAGCGTCCTTGAGGTATTCGCAACCACTGGGGACTCCCAGTTCTTAACAAAATACGGGATAAAGTTCGCCAGTATTTATGAAGAGCTCGGCTCCTCCTTTGAGAACATGTACGACTTAAAAGCAGCGTTGAGGGTGTATGAATCAGCTTTTCACTACTACAAGATAGCAAACAGCATTGAAGACGCAAAACGGATTGCAAACAAACTGGTTGATGTATACAGCAAGTTAACCGAAGAGCTAATCGAGAATAAGCAGTTCGAAGAGGCCGGGGACGCCTTCTGGAACCTGGCCAAGTACATAAGGATACTCTTTGGCCATGACGAGCACTACATCGAGATGATGGACACGGCCGCCAGCAACTACGAGAGAGCTAGCAAGATGGCATACTCAGAAGGAGACCTAGATCGCACCACAAGCAATTTGGTGAAGGCCCAGTACGCCTACCTCCTGGCCGAGAACTCCGGAAGGGCAAAGCTTGTTGGCATCAACGCAATAAGAATGCTGAACCAGGTCATAGGCACTTATAGAACAGCGGGTGACGATAAGAACACTGCGCGGAAGCTTATGGAACTCACCAAAGCACTGCTGGGGATTGGAAAGTACGAGGAGGCTATAAACAGCTACAAGGAAGTTATTAACCTAGACTCCGGCATCCTTTACAAGATCGACATACGGCATTCCCTCCTCCAGGTGTACATTGCCGAAAACGGGGTATATGACCTCCTCGACATTGTAGAGATCGTTGATTTCTACGTAAGCAGAAAGAGACCAGCCCACGCCTATGAGCTACTGATAAAAGTCCTTGAGAGCACTGAAATGCTGAGCAAGATAAACAGAAAAATATTGGAAGCAGAGGGGTACTACTAAGCCATCAAAATCATCTAAGCTCTGCCCTCGGCAGTGGGATGTGGTACGGAATCCTCATTTCCTTTGCCATTACCATCAAGAGCGGTGAAAACTCGCGGTTAAGGAAGTTGATGACCTCAACCACCATTGAACCGTCAAGCTTCTTCTCGTTCTCCCAGGCGTTGAGTATCTCATCTATCTTGCCCTTCTCGGGCGGAAGGTACAGCAGGGAGCCCTCTAAGGTAGCCTTTGCTATCTCCGGGTTGTATTCGACGACAAAGGAGAACAGGACTTCCACGGCGTTGGTTTTGCCGGTGGGCATTCTGAGCTCACCGAGCCTGACTTCTCTTATCTGTGGAGTCAGCCTGACCTGGATTTCACCCTGGGGGAGGACATCAACGAGTTTTTCCATTCCAATCTTCTTCAGGTTGTAACCCAATATTGCCATTTTCTATCACCTCAAACATATCCAGAGTGGCAGTTTAAAACATTATCGGTGAAAAGGCTCTTATACATGATCAATAACAGAGTTACAGTCATGGCGAGGGAAAAAGTCGTCAGAATCTGGGACGAGAGAGAAGTTGTGTACTCCCCAAAGAGGTGGCGCTACCTCTGGGAGAAGCGCGAAAAGGCCTTAGAGATCATGGAGAGGCTGAGGGACTTTGACCCGCTCCTCTACGGGAGCGTGGCGAGGGGAGACGTCAGGAAGGACAGCGACATAGACATCTTCATCCCGATAAAGGTTCCGAGCTATCTCATCGAGCTGGCCCTTGAAGGCCTCGTGAGGAGGAGAAAGATAGTAATGGCCACTCCCTGGCACCTGATAAAGGGAGTTATCGAGATAGACGAGGAGACGACCGTCACATTCCCCCTGCTCGAGCCGACGGACAGGGAGCTTGAGTTCTACCGCTGGGGAGGGGCAATCGACCTCTGGGGCGTCAAGACGAAGGAGAGGGTTCCAGGGGTGAACAAGAAGCTCATCCTCATAATCCCGATGGAGAGGGGGCACATTGAGAGGGAAGTCGTCGGGAGGGAGCCGGAAGTTGCGAAAATCCTCGGGGTGAGTGTTGACATCGTCCTAGAAAGGGTTCATGTCCTTACGAGGAGGGACAGCATTGGGAGGACTGGGATATACATCAACGAGGAAGTCCCGGACTGGATGAGCTTCGAGGAGGCCCTGAAGATCATAGCGGATAGAGACCCCAACGTGAGGAGAAAGGTGAGGGAGAGGGGAGGAGTCTAAAGAAGCCAGCGGGAAAGGGGGAGCACCTCTACCCTTCTCCCATCAACCTCAAAGGTCTCCCTCTGCCCGAAGGTTAGAACCTTCAGTTCGTCAATGCCGAGGGCTTTTCCGGCCTCAAGAAGCGGGCGGAGCTCCCTTTCCCTATTTAATGGGTGGAGCTCGTAAGTTACCTGGATTGCCTCCCCACCTGCGAGGAAGTCCACCTCACCCCTATTACCTGGATAGTAAAAAAGATCTTCCCCCGGGACAAACCCCCTTCTCAGAAGCTCCGTAAAGACGAGGTTCTCCATGAGCCTCCTCATGTCCGTGACACCGAGTATCCTGAGAAGCCCGTTGTCAACGAGGTACGGCTTGAATCCGAGAAGCTCGGCCTTTTTGTAGGACTTCGTGTAGGGCGGGAGGCGGTAGAGCACGAAAGCGTCCGATAGGTACTCCAGGTAGTCGGCAAGGGTTCCCTTCCCAGTTTTCACTCCGAGGCTTTTGAGGGTGGAGTACGCCTTTGAGAGCGTCATGGGGCTCGAACGGGCGAGCATCTTGAGGAGCAACCTCAGTGCAGAGATGTTCCTGATCTCCCACCTTTCCACGATGTCCAGGTAAATGGCCAGATCCAGTATGCTCCTCAGCACCTCTGCCCTGATCCCAGGGTTGAAAACGGCCTCTGAGTAGCCTCCCCACTCGAGGTATTCCCTAAGGAGGGCCATCAGCTCTGCCTTTTCTGCCGTGGAAGAGTACTTCAGGGGTTTCTTTCCTCTCGCCCTGAGGAACTCCCCAAAGGAGAAGGGAAGCACCTTCACCGAAACAGACCTCCCCCTGAGCTGGGTGGCTATCTCCTTCGAGAGGAGCTTTGAGGAGGAGCCGGAGACGAAAACGCTGTTCCCAAAGTCAAGGAGGTAGCGAACGAACCTCTCCCAGCCAGGGGCGTTCTGGACTTCGTCGAGGAAGAAGTACCTCCTCTCTTCTGCATCCTCGGGGTACATTTCGTTCAGTACCTCCAGAAAGACCATCAAATCGTCGAGGGTTGCCCCGGTAAGCCTCGGGTCTTCAAGGTTGATGTAGACTACCCTCCTCTCCGGAATCCCCGAGTCTACGAGTGCTTTCATCGTTTGAAACATTAAGAAGGTCTTACCGGCCCTCCGCGGCCCAATAATGGCAACAGCTAACCCGGTCTCTGGAACCGGCACTTCAACGTCCCTCTTTATCCTCCTCCAATGAGCCTCCGGTAGTCGAGAACTACCTCGCCCCAGGTCTCCCTCTCTATCATCTTCATTACTTGTACCACATATAGAACGAGGCTACATAAGTCTTTGGATCGTGTATAGACCAAGGCTAGCTTCCATCACTACTCCAAGAGAAAGAGTAAATTTCCACGACAACTTCTCCGGAAGAACTGAAAAAAGAGCTTGAAAGGGAGTAGCTCACTCCCCACAGCACTTCTCCTTCATGTGGGCCGGCAGTATCTCCTTGAAGCCCGTGTACTTCCAGAGGGCCTTCGGGAGCTTTACAACTCCTTCTTCCGTCTGGTGGTTCTCGAGGATGGCCACGATTGCCCTCGAAGTGGCTATCGCCGTCGAGTTGAGCGTGTGCACGAACTTCGGCTTCTCGTGGGTCTTGTCGCGGAAGCGGATGTTAAGCCTCCTCGCCTGCCAGTCTGTACAGTTGCTGGCCGAAACAACCTCCCTGAACTTGCCCTGGCCGGCCATCCATGCCTCTATGTCGTACTTCTTGGCGGCGACGTAGCCCAGATCGCCGGTGCAGATGTTCACGACGCGGTAGGGTATCTCCAGTGCCTGGAAGAGCTCCTCAGCGTTGGCTATTATCTTCTCGTGCCAGTCCCAGCTCTCCTCCGGCCTCGAATAGACGAACTGCTCGACCTTGTGGAACTGGTGGACGCGGAAGATGCCTTTCGTGTCCTTTCCAGCGGTTCCGGCCTCCTTCCTGAAGCACGGGCTTACGCCGACGTAGAGGAGCGGTAGGTCCTTCCCGTCAAGGATTTCGTTGGCGTGCATACCTGCGAGCGGGTGTTCAGCGGTGGGGATGAGGTAGAGGTCTTCGCCCTCGACCTTGTAGATGACCTCCTCGAAGTCGTCGAAGGTCGTTGCTCCTTCCTCAACAAACCTGCGCACCATGTAGGGCGGGATAACAGGGGTGAAGCCCTTCTCGATGAGCCTGTCAAGGGCAAAGCGTATCAGCGCCAGATCAAGAATGACGAGCTCGTTGAGGAGGTAGTAGAACCTGGCACCGCTCACCTTTGCGGCCCTCTCGAGGTCAGCACCGCGGAGGAGTTCGAGCATGTCAACGTGGAGCCTCGGCCTCCAGCTGAGAACCTCGTACTCCATCTTCCCAAGGCTCTGCTCCTTGAAGGTTTCGAGGAAGCCTTCCCAGACTTTGGCCTTACCCCAGAACCTTATCGGGACGTTGTCCTCGTCGCTCTCACCAACGGGGACGCTCTCGTGGGTGATGTTTGGTAAGCGCCAGAGATAGTAGTCGATCTTCTTCTTCAGCTCCTCGTTCTCCTTCTCAAGCTCCTCTATCTGCTTAACTATCTCGTTGCTCCTCGCGAGAAGGTCGTCTATCGGCTCTCCAGCCTTCTTCCTCTTGCCTATCTGCACCGCCAGCTGGTTGCGCTCCTTCCTCAGCTGGTTGATCTTCTTCAGGTTCTCGCGCCACCTCTTGTCGAGTTCGAGGATCTCATCTATCCACTTCAGCTTTTCGGTTTCACCGCGCTTAATCAGGTCCTTTTTGACTATCTCCGGGTTTTCGCGGATGAGCTTTATATCAAGCATGTTCTCCACCTCAACTGAGAAGGGTCTACCTATAAAAAAGGTTTTTGGATAAAATTTTGAAAGGTAGACAATCAGCCGAAGAGGGTAACCTCAACCTCTTCGCCAGGTTCGAGTATCTCCACCGTTTCTGGAACCTCTATGAATCCGTCAGCATCAACGAAGCTCGTAACCGCGCCGCTCCCCTTCAAGATGGGCACAGCTTTGTCTCCTTCTATCCTCACCGGGAGGAACTGTCTCCTCCCTTTGACGGAGAAGACCTTGTGGGCGAGTCTCTTTTTGACTTTCCTTACCTCGGTCTCCCTGCCTATCAGCCTCCTGAGGAGAGAGGCAACGAGGAGAGTGAAGTTCGTCAAACAGCTCGTCGGATAGCCTGGAAGCCCGAAGATCGGCTTGCCGTTGATCTCTCCTATTATGGTGGGCTTCCCGGGCTGTATCGCTATCCCGTGGATATAGACCTTACCGAGCTCCTCTATTATCGAGCTTGTCAGGTCCCTTATCCCGCCGCTCGCACCCCCGCTGAGGAGGACGATATCACAGCACTCAAGTCCCTTGAGTATCAGGCTCTTTAAGCTCTCACGGTCGTCCCTTGCTATTCCAATGAAGACTGCCTTCCCTCCGAGCTCCCTGACGGCGTCGGTTATAGCTCTCCCGTTTATGTCGTAGATTTTGCCAGGTTTAAGCTCTTCTCCGGGGGGAACTATCTCGTTCCCGGTGCTTATCACGGCGACTTTCGGTTTTCTGAACACAGGGACTTGAGAGATACCTACAGCTGAGAGGAGAGCGGTCTCCTTGAAGCCCAGCCTCGTTCCACTCTTTAGGAGAAGTTTGCCCTTCGGAATGTCTGTTCCGGCCTTCATGACTCCGAGACCGGGATAGGCAGGCTTGTAAACGATTATTTCATCCCCTTCCCTATCCACGTCCTCGAACTGGATAACGGCATCGGCTCCCTCTGGAAGGGGTGCACCCGTGGAGATATAGACGGTCTCACCCTCTTTCAGCTGGATTGAAGGAGTATCTCCAGCGTTTATCTCGCCCACGACCTTCAGCTTAACCGGCTCGCTCTCGCTCGCCATGAATGTATCCTGGGCACGAACCGCGTAGCCATCAACGGTTGCCCTATCGAACGGGGGGACGTCTATCGGGGACACAACGTCCTCAGCCAGAACCCTGCCGAGGGCCTCTCCAAGCGGAACCCTCTCAACCTTCGGCTCAAGATTGAAGGACTCGATGACTTTTATCGCCTCTTCCAGCGGGACAACTTTAAGGAACGCCATTTTCACCACCGGGGTTAATGGTTCCACCGCATATAAATCAATTACGTAAGCAGAAAGGCTTAACAGAACCGCTAAAAAATGATGGCATAACCAAAGGCAGGTGAGAGAATGAGGGTCTACCACCTCTACTCGGGCGGCAAGGACTCCAGTCTGGCGGCGTGGATACTGACGAGGATGGGCTACGAGGTCAAGCTGGTTACGGCGACTTTCGGGACGTTCGATAACTGGAAGTACGCGAGGGAAACGGCCAGGAAGCTCGGCTTCGAGCACGAGGTCATGAAGCTCCCGCGCGAAATACTCGAACGGGCCACTGAAATGGCGGTTGAAGACGGAAGACCGGGAAGGGCTATCCAGTTCATCCACGAAAAGGCGCTTGAGGCCCTGGCTTCGAGACCAGAGGTCGAACGGGTGAGCGACGGGACGAGGAGAGATGATAGGGTTCCGTACCTCGACCTGCCAAAGGCACGCTCCCTTGAAGACAGGTTCAACGTGGCCTACATAAGGCCGCTCCTCGGCCTCGGCTACAGGACGATAAACGAGCTCGTTGAGAGCCTCTTTGAGGTCGAGATAAGGGAGAGCGAGGAGCTTGAGAAGAGCGACTACGAGGTCGAGCTTAGGCAACTCTTGAGGGAGAGGGGGATTGACCCGCTCTCGATATTCCCGAAAAGGCACTACCAGTCGAGGGTCATGGGGTGGAGAGAAAGGGCAC is part of the Thermococcus stetteri genome and encodes:
- a CDS encoding molybdenum cofactor synthesis domain-containing protein, whose product is MAFLKVVPLEEAIKVIESFNLEPKVERVPLGEALGRVLAEDVVSPIDVPPFDRATVDGYAVRAQDTFMASESEPVKLKVVGEINAGDTPSIQLKEGETVYISTGAPLPEGADAVIQFEDVDREGDEIIVYKPAYPGLGVMKAGTDIPKGKLLLKSGTRLGFKETALLSAVGISQVPVFRKPKVAVISTGNEIVPPGEELKPGKIYDINGRAITDAVRELGGKAVFIGIARDDRESLKSLILKGLECCDIVLLSGGASGGIRDLTSSIIEELGKVYIHGIAIQPGKPTIIGEINGKPIFGLPGYPTSCLTNFTLLVASLLRRLIGRETEVRKVKKRLAHKVFSVKGRRQFLPVRIEGDKAVPILKGSGAVTSFVDADGFIEVPETVEILEPGEEVEVTLFG
- a CDS encoding nucleotidyltransferase domain-containing protein → MAREKVVRIWDEREVVYSPKRWRYLWEKREKALEIMERLRDFDPLLYGSVARGDVRKDSDIDIFIPIKVPSYLIELALEGLVRRRKIVMATPWHLIKGVIEIDEETTVTFPLLEPTDRELEFYRWGGAIDLWGVKTKERVPGVNKKLILIIPMERGHIEREVVGREPEVAKILGVSVDIVLERVHVLTRRDSIGRTGIYINEEVPDWMSFEEALKIIADRDPNVRRKVRERGGV
- the serS gene encoding serine--tRNA ligase gives rise to the protein MLDIKLIRENPEIVKKDLIKRGETEKLKWIDEILELDKRWRENLKKINQLRKERNQLAVQIGKRKKAGEPIDDLLARSNEIVKQIEELEKENEELKKKIDYYLWRLPNITHESVPVGESDEDNVPIRFWGKAKVWEGFLETFKEQSLGKMEYEVLSWRPRLHVDMLELLRGADLERAAKVSGARFYYLLNELVILDLALIRFALDRLIEKGFTPVIPPYMVRRFVEEGATTFDDFEEVIYKVEGEDLYLIPTAEHPLAGMHANEILDGKDLPLLYVGVSPCFRKEAGTAGKDTKGIFRVHQFHKVEQFVYSRPEESWDWHEKIIANAEELFQALEIPYRVVNICTGDLGYVAAKKYDIEAWMAGQGKFREVVSASNCTDWQARRLNIRFRDKTHEKPKFVHTLNSTAIATSRAIVAILENHQTEEGVVKLPKALWKYTGFKEILPAHMKEKCCGE
- a CDS encoding ATP-binding protein, which produces MKALVDSGIPERRVVYINLEDPRLTGATLDDLMVFLEVLNEMYPEDAEERRYFFLDEVQNAPGWERFVRYLLDFGNSVFVSGSSSKLLSKEIATQLRGRSVSVKVLPFSFGEFLRARGKKPLKYSSTAEKAELMALLREYLEWGGYSEAVFNPGIRAEVLRSILDLAIYLDIVERWEIRNISALRLLLKMLARSSPMTLSKAYSTLKSLGVKTGKGTLADYLEYLSDAFVLYRLPPYTKSYKKAELLGFKPYLVDNGLLRILGVTDMRRLMENLVFTELLRRGFVPGEDLFYYPGNRGEVDFLAGGEAIQVTYELHPLNRERELRPLLEAGKALGIDELKVLTFGQRETFEVDGRRVEVLPLSRWLL
- a CDS encoding DUF7411 family protein, producing MRVYHLYSGGKDSSLAAWILTRMGYEVKLVTATFGTFDNWKYARETARKLGFEHEVMKLPREILERATEMAVEDGRPGRAIQFIHEKALEALASRPEVERVSDGTRRDDRVPYLDLPKARSLEDRFNVAYIRPLLGLGYRTINELVESLFEVEIRESEELEKSDYEVELRQLLRERGIDPLSIFPKRHYQSRVMGWRERAR